One window of the Mycobacterium haemophilum DSM 44634 genome contains the following:
- the recG gene encoding ATP-dependent DNA helicase RecG, giving the protein MVSLSDRLDYIVGAKAADSLDEVFGIRTVDDLLRHYPRSYTEGAAVLSTEKSGAERPAAGEHITIVDVITEAVTLPMKKDPKKKYLRLTVGSGRNTVTATFFNAGYISKGLTKDTKVMLSGEVGFFRGAMQLTHPAFLILDSPDGRNRGSSSLRSIADASQAVSGEVLMSAFERRFFPIYPASTKLQSWDIYACVRQVLEVLDPVADPLPAELRATHGLISEDEALRAIHLAESETERRRARERLTFDEAVGLQWALVTRRHGELSESGPPAPPRCDGLAAELMRRLPFELTAGQREVRDVLSDGLAATRPLNRLLQGEVGSGKTIVAVLAMLQMVDAGYQCALLAPTEVLAAQHLLSIRDVLGPLGMGGQLGGADLECGATRVALLTGSMTAAQKKQVRADIVSGQAGIVIGTHALLQDAIEFHNLGMVVVDEQHRFGVEQRDQLRAKAPAGITPHLLVMTATPIPRTVALTVYGDLETSTLRELPRGRQPITSNVIFVKDKPGWLDRAWQRIVEEVAAGRQAYVVAPRIDETDDPENGQAGSRPSETAEGLYARLRSGELANVRLALMHGRLSADEKDAAMTAFRAGEIDVLVCTTVIEVGVDVPNATVMLVMDADRFGISQLHQLRGRIGRGTHPSLCLLASWVSPGSPAGRRLCAVAETMDGFALADLDLKERREGDVLGRNQSGKAITLRLLSLAEHQVFIEAARDFCMRAYEDPHPGLAVLAARFTDTDRIEYLDKS; this is encoded by the coding sequence GTGGTGTCGCTCTCCGATCGGCTCGACTACATCGTGGGCGCTAAGGCAGCCGATTCCCTCGACGAAGTGTTCGGCATCCGAACCGTCGACGACCTGCTGCGCCACTACCCACGCAGTTACACCGAGGGGGCCGCAGTGCTCAGCACCGAAAAGAGCGGCGCCGAGCGGCCAGCAGCAGGTGAGCACATCACCATCGTCGACGTCATCACGGAAGCGGTGACGTTACCGATGAAGAAAGACCCGAAGAAGAAGTATCTGCGTCTCACCGTCGGCTCTGGACGCAACACGGTGACGGCCACGTTTTTCAACGCGGGCTACATCAGCAAGGGGCTCACCAAAGACACGAAGGTGATGCTCTCCGGGGAGGTGGGGTTTTTTCGGGGCGCCATGCAGCTGACGCACCCCGCGTTTCTCATTCTCGACTCGCCGGACGGACGCAACCGCGGCAGTAGCTCGCTGCGCAGCATCGCCGATGCGTCGCAGGCCGTCAGCGGCGAAGTACTGATGTCGGCGTTCGAACGTCGCTTCTTTCCGATCTATCCGGCCAGCACCAAACTGCAGAGCTGGGATATCTACGCCTGCGTGCGTCAGGTGCTGGAGGTCCTCGACCCGGTAGCCGACCCGCTGCCCGCGGAACTGCGCGCCACGCATGGCCTGATCTCCGAAGATGAGGCACTACGCGCCATCCATCTGGCCGAAAGCGAGACGGAACGTCGGCGTGCGCGGGAACGGCTAACCTTCGACGAAGCCGTCGGCCTGCAGTGGGCGTTGGTAACCCGCAGGCATGGTGAGCTGTCCGAATCGGGGCCCCCGGCACCACCGCGGTGTGACGGTTTGGCGGCAGAACTGATGCGGCGGTTGCCGTTCGAGCTGACGGCCGGACAGCGTGAAGTGCGCGACGTGCTGTCCGATGGGCTCGCGGCGACCCGCCCGTTGAACCGTCTGCTGCAGGGTGAGGTCGGGTCGGGCAAGACCATTGTCGCGGTACTGGCAATGTTGCAGATGGTCGATGCCGGCTACCAGTGCGCGTTGCTGGCGCCGACGGAAGTCCTTGCCGCACAACATCTGCTGTCCATCCGTGACGTCCTCGGCCCGTTGGGGATGGGCGGTCAGCTAGGCGGTGCGGACCTGGAGTGTGGGGCCACCCGGGTGGCGCTGCTGACCGGGTCGATGACGGCGGCGCAGAAGAAGCAGGTTCGTGCCGACATTGTCAGCGGCCAGGCCGGCATTGTCATCGGCACGCACGCGCTGCTACAGGACGCGATCGAATTCCACAACCTGGGTATGGTGGTGGTCGACGAACAACACCGCTTCGGTGTCGAGCAGCGAGACCAGTTGCGCGCCAAGGCTCCCGCCGGCATCACGCCGCACCTGCTGGTGATGACGGCGACGCCAATCCCGCGTACCGTCGCGCTCACCGTCTACGGCGACCTGGAGACGTCGACGCTGCGCGAACTGCCGCGCGGACGTCAGCCGATCACCAGCAACGTCATCTTCGTCAAGGACAAGCCCGGGTGGCTTGACCGGGCGTGGCAGCGCATCGTCGAGGAGGTCGCCGCGGGACGCCAGGCGTATGTGGTGGCGCCCCGCATCGACGAAACCGACGATCCGGAAAATGGGCAGGCCGGCTCAAGGCCTTCGGAGACCGCGGAGGGTCTCTACGCCCGATTGCGTTCCGGTGAGCTGGCGAACGTGCGGCTGGCGCTCATGCACGGGCGGTTGTCCGCTGACGAGAAGGACGCCGCGATGACGGCATTCCGCGCGGGCGAAATCGATGTGCTGGTGTGCACCACCGTCATTGAGGTAGGCGTCGACGTTCCCAACGCCACCGTCATGCTGGTGATGGACGCTGACCGGTTCGGAATCAGCCAGTTGCATCAGTTGCGCGGTCGCATCGGTCGCGGCACGCATCCGAGCCTGTGTCTGTTGGCCAGCTGGGTCTCGCCGGGCTCCCCGGCCGGGCGCAGGCTGTGTGCCGTCGCCGAGACCATGGACGGGTTTGCGCTCGCCGATCTCGACCTCAAGGAGCGTCGGGAAGGAGATGTGCTGGGCCGCAACCAATCCGGCAAGGCGATTACCCTGCGGCTGCTGTCATTGGCCGAGCATCAGGTGTTCATCGAAGCCGCACGCGACTTCTGCATGCGCGCCTACGAGGATCCACACCCCGGATTAGCAGTGCTGGCAGCACGATTCACCGACACGGACCGCATCGAATACTTAGATAAATCATGA
- a CDS encoding HNH endonuclease family protein: MNRKVLLWLSTVAVLALVVAYQTLGASSARHADEFAARADMPRVHPGADVLENVVVLAQRLHRYDYHRSAFGDPWDDNNDAPLGHNGCDTRDDILTRDLVDKTFVSIKRCPNAVATGTLHDPYTNKTIAFHRGAKVGESVQIDHIVPLAYAWDMGAYGWPDRQRLRFANDPANLLAVDGQANQDKSDSPPARWMPPNAAFACQYAMQFIAVLRGYQLPVDEASTGVLRQAAATCPTG, translated from the coding sequence ATGAACCGCAAAGTGCTGCTGTGGTTGTCGACCGTCGCGGTGCTCGCGCTGGTGGTCGCCTATCAGACGTTGGGAGCATCGTCAGCTAGGCACGCTGACGAATTCGCCGCGCGCGCTGACATGCCGAGGGTGCACCCGGGCGCCGATGTGCTAGAGAATGTTGTCGTGCTGGCGCAGCGTCTGCATCGCTATGACTACCACCGGTCGGCGTTCGGCGACCCGTGGGACGACAATAACGATGCCCCGCTCGGGCACAACGGGTGTGACACCCGCGACGACATCCTCACCCGCGATCTTGTCGACAAGACGTTCGTGTCGATCAAGCGGTGTCCAAATGCGGTGGCCACCGGCACGCTGCATGACCCATACACCAACAAGACCATCGCCTTCCACCGCGGCGCAAAGGTTGGCGAATCAGTGCAGATCGACCACATCGTCCCGCTCGCCTACGCCTGGGACATGGGGGCCTACGGCTGGCCGGATCGGCAGCGGCTGCGGTTCGCCAACGATCCAGCCAACTTGCTAGCCGTCGACGGCCAAGCTAATCAGGACAAGAGCGATTCGCCGCCGGCCCGGTGGATGCCGCCGAACGCCGCGTTCGCATGCCAATACGCCATGCAGTTCATCGCTGTGCTGCGCGGCTACCAGCTACCGGTAGACGAGGCCTCGACGGGCGTACTGCGTCAGGCCGCAGCGACCT